One Methanoculleus sp. 7T genomic window carries:
- the hpt gene encoding hypoxanthine/guanine phosphoribosyltransferase, translating to MLERLIRSLEASPVMKRGEYNYFIHPITDGVPLVEPALLREVGCAMVRNLDLEGVDKIVVCEAMGIHIGVAFSMMTDIPLVVVRKRSYSLPGEVAVHQTTGYSKGELYLNGVEAGDRVVIIDDVCSTGGTLRALISALERVGAEIADICVVISRGDAEIGRPLKTLVKIEVSEDRVRVVDTCL from the coding sequence ATGCTTGAACGGCTGATACGTTCTCTGGAAGCCTCCCCGGTCATGAAGCGCGGGGAGTACAACTACTTCATCCACCCGATAACCGACGGGGTGCCGCTCGTTGAGCCCGCGCTCCTCCGCGAGGTCGGGTGTGCTATGGTGCGGAACCTCGACCTCGAGGGCGTCGACAAGATCGTCGTCTGCGAGGCGATGGGTATCCACATCGGCGTCGCTTTCTCGATGATGACCGACATCCCGCTCGTGGTCGTCAGGAAACGCTCCTACAGCCTGCCCGGGGAGGTCGCTGTGCACCAGACCACGGGTTACTCGAAGGGGGAACTCTACTTAAACGGCGTCGAGGCGGGCGACCGGGTCGTGATCATCGACGACGTCTGCAGCACCGGAGGGACGCTCCGCGCCCTCATCAGTGCGCTCGAACGGGTGGGCGCCGAGATCGCCGACATCTGCGTGGTCATCTCGCGCGGCGACGCGGAGATCGGCCGGCCGCTCAAGACCCTGGTCAAGATCGAGGTCTCAGAGGACCGGGTGCGTGTCGTTGATACCTGTCTCTGA
- the mfnA gene encoding tyrosine decarboxylase MfnA: MREHGCPEEDLFSFLSSKRREDLGYRNILSSMCTSPHPVAERVHAMFLETNLGDPGLFPGTAALEELLVQRLGALMHHPEAGGYATSGGTESNIQALRIAKKQKPVKSPNVVVPASGHFSFQKACDILGLELRALPLDAEFRADAEALDGLVDKNTVALVGIVGTTEYGVVDPIARLSDVALDRDVFFHVDAAFGGMVVPFLDRPVPFDFRLPGVDSISVDPHKMGMSTIPAGCLLVRDPDYFSCLNVDTPYLTVKRECTLAGTRPGASVAAAFAVLEYLGMDGMRAVVVGCMENTRRLIEGMETLGYPRAVTPDVNVATFSCDRAPAGWRVSRTRAGHMRIVCMPHVNRDVIEAFLGDMSDLDA; encoded by the coding sequence ATGCGTGAGCATGGATGCCCTGAGGAGGACCTCTTCTCCTTCCTCTCGTCGAAGCGGCGGGAGGACCTCGGGTACCGGAATATCTTAAGTTCGATGTGCACGTCGCCCCATCCGGTCGCGGAGCGGGTGCACGCGATGTTTCTTGAGACCAACCTCGGAGACCCCGGGCTCTTCCCCGGGACGGCTGCGCTTGAGGAGTTGCTCGTCCAGAGGCTCGGCGCACTGATGCACCACCCCGAGGCGGGGGGGTATGCGACCTCCGGCGGGACGGAGTCCAATATCCAAGCGCTCCGGATCGCAAAGAAGCAGAAGCCGGTGAAGTCTCCGAACGTGGTGGTCCCGGCGTCGGGCCACTTCTCGTTCCAGAAGGCCTGCGATATCCTCGGGCTCGAGTTGCGGGCGCTGCCGCTCGACGCTGAATTCCGGGCTGATGCCGAGGCGCTCGACGGCCTTGTAGACAAGAACACGGTCGCCCTCGTCGGGATCGTCGGGACGACGGAGTACGGGGTGGTCGATCCCATCGCCCGCCTCTCCGATGTGGCCCTTGACCGGGACGTCTTCTTCCACGTCGACGCCGCTTTCGGAGGGATGGTGGTGCCGTTCCTCGACCGGCCGGTCCCGTTCGACTTCCGGCTCCCCGGCGTCGACTCCATCTCCGTCGACCCCCACAAGATGGGGATGAGCACCATCCCGGCAGGGTGCCTCCTTGTCAGGGACCCCGATTACTTCTCGTGCCTCAACGTCGATACCCCATACCTGACCGTGAAGCGGGAGTGCACCCTCGCGGGCACGCGGCCCGGTGCATCGGTGGCCGCCGCGTTCGCGGTTCTCGAATACCTGGGGATGGACGGCATGCGTGCGGTGGTCGTCGGGTGCATGGAGAACACTCGAAGGCTGATCGAGGGGATGGAGACCCTCGGCTATCCGAGGGCCGTGACCCCCGATGTCAACGTGGCGACGTTCTCCTGCGACCGTGCGCCCGCCGGCTGGCGGGTATCGAGGACCCGAGCCGGACATATGCGGATCGTCTGTATGCCTCACGTCAACCGCGACGTCATCGAGGCGTTTCTCGGAGATATGAGTGATTTGGATGCTTGA
- the ppsA gene encoding phosphoenolpyruvate synthase, with protein MKEMPNVLWLEEIKKEDITSVGGKGASLGEMTSIGLPVPKAFVVTAQAFRRFLVETGIEDALFRKLERLDVEDNGALESVSKEVQDLVLSVDIPDRIKEDVTDAYARMGSNGTVVAVRSSATAEDLPEASFAGQQETFLNILGDVDLLDALQRCWASLYGARAIYYRAKQGFDDRSVNIAVVVQQLIGSEKSGVMFTSHPVTGEPLTIVEGSWGLGEAVVSGSVSPDNYVFDLRSERVVDRMIAEKEIMIVPEGEHGTKVVKLSPEQRTAPVLSDAEVARLATLGKIAEEHYGVPQDIEWAIVGNDVFILQSRPITTIRRPEIPRPGTAPAPEPKGALGVVLLEGQGASPGIASGRVVIVRDVKDTSTIKDGDILVTKMTNPDMVPAMRRVKAIVTDEGGMTCHAAIVSRELGTPAVVGTKKATKLLKDGQVITVDGEKGTIYEGAVEAPAPAAPAALAPAAAPAPVITGTLVKVNVSLPEAAKRAAATGADGVGLLRIEHLILGLNKTPGWYVEHGKEEEFIGELYSGIKTVLDAFPGKPVWVRTLDAPTDEFRNMEGGGDEPVEHNPMLGWRGIRRDLRSPEQFRMQVEAFKRLWAAGYSNLGVMFPLVNHPDEFVLARAMMKKWGVDVENVTLGVMVEVPSSAILIEDFIKAGIRFASFGTNDLIQYTLAIDRNNEHVADMYEPEHPAVLRLIDHAIKACREHGVECSICGQAGSDPKMVAWLVEHGITSVSANIDAVPRIREAVARKERQILLDAARRNA; from the coding sequence AGCATCTCTCGGGGAGATGACCTCCATCGGCCTTCCCGTGCCGAAGGCGTTTGTGGTGACTGCCCAGGCATTCCGCAGGTTTCTGGTCGAGACCGGGATCGAAGACGCGCTCTTCCGCAAACTGGAGCGCCTGGATGTTGAAGACAACGGAGCGCTGGAATCGGTCTCCAAGGAAGTGCAGGACCTCGTCCTGAGCGTCGATATCCCCGATCGGATCAAGGAGGACGTCACCGACGCATACGCCCGGATGGGGTCGAACGGAACGGTCGTCGCCGTCCGGTCGAGCGCCACCGCCGAAGACCTGCCTGAGGCCAGTTTCGCCGGCCAGCAGGAGACTTTTCTCAATATTCTCGGTGACGTTGATCTGCTCGATGCGCTCCAGCGGTGCTGGGCCTCGCTCTACGGCGCGCGCGCCATCTATTACCGGGCGAAGCAGGGGTTCGACGACCGGAGCGTGAACATCGCCGTCGTCGTGCAGCAACTCATCGGGTCGGAGAAGTCCGGCGTCATGTTCACCTCCCACCCGGTCACCGGCGAGCCCCTGACGATCGTCGAGGGCTCTTGGGGGCTTGGCGAAGCCGTCGTCTCGGGGAGCGTCTCCCCCGACAACTATGTCTTTGACCTGCGCTCCGAGCGGGTCGTCGACCGCATGATCGCCGAGAAGGAGATCATGATTGTGCCTGAGGGCGAGCACGGGACGAAGGTCGTCAAACTCTCTCCCGAACAGCGCACCGCCCCGGTCCTCTCGGACGCCGAAGTGGCGCGCCTCGCCACGCTCGGCAAGATCGCGGAGGAGCACTACGGCGTCCCGCAGGACATCGAGTGGGCGATCGTCGGAAACGACGTCTTCATCCTCCAGTCGCGTCCCATCACGACCATCAGGCGGCCGGAGATCCCCCGCCCCGGAACTGCACCGGCACCGGAGCCCAAGGGCGCGCTCGGTGTGGTGCTGCTGGAAGGCCAGGGCGCTTCCCCCGGGATAGCGAGCGGCCGTGTCGTGATCGTGCGCGACGTAAAGGATACCAGCACCATCAAGGACGGGGATATCCTGGTCACGAAGATGACCAACCCGGACATGGTGCCGGCGATGCGGCGGGTCAAGGCCATCGTCACCGACGAGGGCGGGATGACCTGCCATGCGGCCATCGTAAGCCGGGAACTCGGGACGCCCGCGGTCGTCGGGACCAAGAAAGCGACGAAACTGCTCAAGGACGGGCAGGTCATCACCGTCGACGGTGAGAAGGGCACCATCTACGAGGGAGCGGTCGAGGCCCCTGCGCCTGCGGCACCGGCGGCACTCGCGCCGGCGGCGGCTCCCGCCCCGGTCATCACCGGCACCCTCGTCAAGGTGAACGTCTCTCTCCCCGAGGCCGCAAAGCGGGCCGCCGCCACCGGGGCCGACGGGGTCGGCCTCCTCCGGATCGAGCACCTGATCCTCGGCCTGAACAAGACCCCGGGCTGGTACGTTGAGCACGGCAAGGAGGAGGAGTTCATCGGCGAGCTCTACAGCGGCATCAAGACGGTCCTCGACGCATTCCCCGGGAAGCCCGTCTGGGTCCGGACGCTCGACGCCCCGACCGACGAGTTCCGGAACATGGAAGGCGGGGGAGATGAGCCGGTCGAGCACAACCCGATGCTCGGCTGGCGCGGTATCCGCCGTGACCTCCGGAGTCCCGAACAGTTCCGGATGCAGGTGGAGGCTTTTAAGCGGCTCTGGGCGGCAGGCTACAGCAACCTCGGCGTGATGTTCCCGCTCGTCAACCACCCCGACGAGTTCGTCCTGGCCCGGGCGATGATGAAGAAATGGGGGGTCGATGTCGAGAACGTGACCCTCGGCGTCATGGTCGAGGTCCCGAGCAGCGCCATCCTCATCGAGGACTTCATCAAGGCCGGGATCAGGTTCGCCTCGTTCGGGACGAACGACCTCATCCAGTACACGCTTGCCATCGACCGGAACAACGAACATGTCGCCGATATGTACGAGCCCGAGCACCCTGCCGTGCTCCGTCTGATCGATCACGCGATCAAAGCCTGCCGTGAGCACGGCGTCGAGTGCTCGATCTGCGGCCAGGCCGGCTCCGACCCCAAGATGGTCGCATGGCTCGTCGAGCACGGGATTACCAGCGTCTCGGCGAACATCGATGCGGTCCCGCGCATCCGCGAGGCCGTGGCCCGGAAAGAGCGGCAGATCCTTTTAGATGCGGCGAGAAGAAATGCGTGA